In the genome of Natronomonas salina, the window GATGATGTCGAGCCGCCGGGTGAGCTTCTCGCGAGCGTACTCGACGATGGCGGCGTGGTTCACCGGCCCCTCGATGTCGGTGAAGATCCCTGCGACGTGGGGCATCAGTTCGGTCAGCACCTCCTGTGGAACCGACTCGTCGACGCCCTCTTCGCGGATCAGCCGCTGGACCTCGTGCATCCCGAAGCCGACGTGCCGGCCCTCGTCGCTGCGGATCTTGGCGATGCCGGCGACGAGTCCCTCGAGGTGGGGGAGCTCCTCGCGCGGCCGAGTCGTCACGGCGTTGTCGCCGGTCGGGCTGAACGCCGACTGGAGGCTGTAGTAGGCAGTCTGGGCCAGGACGGACTCGGCGACGACGTGGTAGTGACTGTACGCCCGCGCGAGCGTCTCGGGCGACTGGTCGTCCAGGAGGGCCGCCATCGCGTCCTCGACGGCGTCGAACAGCGCCACGTAGTCGTCGTTGAGGTAGCGCTCGTCGGTCGGGTCGGTCACCTCGAGGTCGAGCTCCTCGGCGACCGGCGTGAGCACCTCCTCCCAGTAGCGGTCGAAGAACCGGGTGTGCTTGGCCTCCTCGTAGAGCTGCGTCGTGAGGAACATCTGCTCGTCCGTGCCCTCCAGGGCCATCGCGAGGGGCATGAGATCCTCCGTGACAGCCTCCTCGCCGCCGCCGAAGCGAGCGACCCCGAGCCGGAGCATGTCGAACTCGTCGCCGCTGAACTCGCCCTCGTGGGCGAGCAGCTCCTCGCGGTCGCCCGCGAGGTCCAGCGCGTCGGGGTCCCAGTGCCGGTAGACGGCGTTGCGGAAGTACCCGCCCGCGAAGGAGTCGACGTCGCCCCGCGTGCCGCGGTCCGTGTCGGTGAGCTTGGCCATATCCTTGCCACGTGGTACCACTGGTTCAGGACTGCCCCGGTTATCTGTGGGGTGTTTTTTATGGGGCCGCTGACCGTGGGACGGGTATGCGCACCGCGACGATCCGGATCGTGCCGCCCCCCGAGGGCCTCCACCCCGCCGACCGGGAGGTCGCCGCCCACCCGGACCTCGACTGGGGGACCATCGACCACCTCACCGCTCTGGAGGACGGCACCGCGGTGCTGCTCTGCCGGCTCCGCGGCGACCGCGCCGCCCTCGACGACATCCTCGCCGCCGCCGACGGAATCGTCGACCACCGCGTCACGGTCGTCGACCGGACGGTGTACGCCCACGTCCACTTCGAGCCCACCGAGACCGCCCGGGCGCTGCTGGACCTCCGCCGCTCCCACGAACTCGTCGTCAGGATGCCCATCCGCTGGCGGAGCGACGACCGCCTCGAGGTCTCCGCCGTCGGCGACGACCGGACGCTACAGGCGGCCGTGGCCGACCTTCCCGACTCGCTGGGCGTCGAACTCGTCGAGATCGGCGAGTACCAGCCCGCGACCGACCGCCCGGAGGCGCTGCTCACCGACCGCCAGCTAGAGGTGCTCGACGCCGCCCTCGACGTGGGCTACTACGAGGAACCCCGGGAGGGGACCCAGGCCGACGTCGCCGAGGAGGTCGGCCTCGCTCCGGCGACCGTCGGAGAGCACCTGCGGCGCATCGAGGGGAAGGTCCTCCGCTCGCTGCGGGAGTGACTCTCGAGGTATCCCGCCGCGTCGTTCGGTACGGTGACCGCGCGGAACCGCGTGAAGAACAGCTCGTACTCCGAGAGACCGCAGCTCAGCCGCCGATCTGGCTGAAGTTCTCGCTCCCGCACGGACAGGCGCCGATGCCGATGGGTCTGGGTGTCCCGTCCAGGCGGACCTTCGCCGGGAACACCTTCCCGCAGGAACGACACTCGACGACGCACCGCGACTCCGTTTCCGTCTTCGACATAGTCCAATAATCCGGGGATAGCGGCTTGGTGCTGCCGCCTATGATATTATGGGTGAATACGACCTCCTGGTAAACGGGATACGTGGAAGCGATATTTCTCGGAGAATTCGTGCGTTCGCCGCTGAAACGATGGCGTTCGGACCGTCGAAGTGGAATTCCGACGGTTCACCCCGGTCGCCACGGAGACGGTAACGAATCAGAAGTGACGCCGGGGCCTACTCCGGGGCGGACGCAACCATGACGGAGTACGATTGCCACGGCTGCGGACAGCCGTTCGACGCGACGGTCGAGAACGAGTACGGGACCTACGAGTTCCGCCGGTGCCCGAACTGCGGGAGCGCGAAGACGACGCTCCTGTGACCCGCCTCAGGGCGAGACTTCTGGCAGGACGCCCCACCGGTCGGCGATAACGCCGTCTACGCCGAGGTCGGCGAGCTCCTCGGCCTCGGAGCGCGTGTCGACGGTCCAGACGTTGACGCTCATGCCGGCGCGGTGGGCCTCGGTGACGACGCGGTCGGTGCAGACGGACAGCGACGGGTGGAGGTAGCCGCAGTCCAGGTCGATGGCCACCTCGACGCCGTCGGTGCCCTCCTCGTCGGTGATGTAGGCGCGGGGGACGTCGGGGTCGGCGTCGCGGCAGGCCGCGAGGATGTCGCGGTCGGACGAGGCGACGACGACCTGCGGGTGGGAGGCCGTGAGCTGCCGGAGGGCGTCGGCCTCGGTGCCGCGTTCCTTGAGGTCGACGTTGACGCCGACGGTGTCGGGGATGGCCTCGAGGACCGCCTCGAGCGTCGGGACGCCCTCGCCGGTGCCGAGGACGTCGAGGTACTGTAGCTCGGTCAGGGTGTGGTCGGCGACGGCCCCCTCCCCGTCCGTCACGCGGTCGACCGTATCGTCGTGGATGACGACGAGCTCGCCGCTGCCGCAGCGCCGCACGTCGATCTCGATGGCGTCGGCGATCGCCGCCGCCTCCTCGATGGCCCGGCGGGTGTTCTCCGGGCGGTTGGAGGCGAACCCGCGGTGGGCGATCAGTCGCATGTACGGGACTGTCGCGAGGGAGGATAAGTGCCTGTCGCAATCTTCGCCGTCTGTGCCGACCTTCTATAAAAGTGGTCGCCACGCGGCGGAGGTGTCCGACCGCCGACGCCGGGCGGCTTTATCGGCGCGGCGGCCGTTGGTGGTCGCATGGGAGTCAGCTACGACTTCGACGGGCGGGTCGTCCTGGTCACCGGCGCGAGCGGCGCGCTGGGCAGTGCCGTCGCGGCGGCGTTCGACGACGCCGGGGCGACGGTCTGCGGCGCCGACGTCGTCGCGCCGGACGACGAGGACGCGGAAGTCGACCCCTCGACGATCGAGTTCTACGAGACCGACGCCACCGACGAGGGGAGCGTCGGCGAGACCGTCGAGGCGGTCGTCGACGACCACGGGCGTCTCGACGCCGTGTGCAACATCGCCGGCACCTGGCGCGGCGGCGACCCCATCCACGAGACCGACGTCGAGGAGTTCGAGATGCTGCTGGACGTCAACCTGAAGTCGATGTTCCTGACCTCGAAGCACGCCATCCCGCACCTCCGGGACTCGGAGGGCGCCATCGTCTCGGTGTCGGCGCGGTCGTCCCTGGAGGGCGGCGAGGGCGACGGCCCCTACCGCGCGTCGAAGGCGGGCGTCCGGCTGCTCACGGAGACCATCGCCGAGGAGAACCTCGGGACGGTCCGCGCCAACGCCATCATGCCGAGCGTCATCGACACCCCGATGAACCGCGAGATGATGCCCGACGCCGACCACGAGGAGTGGGTCGACCCGGCGGAGATCACGAACGTCGTCATGTTCCTCTGCAGCGACGAGGCCGAGGTGACGAGCGGGGCCGCGGTGCCCGTCTACGGGGAGGCCTGAGCGCTGGTATCCGAGGGCTACCCAGTTAACGGCGTCCTTCGGGCGCGAGGAGTATCGAACCGATTTTGAAGCTGTCAGTACACCGGCAAGGTGATGCAACGAGAAACATGGGCGACACGAATCGGGTTCATCCTCGCGGCGGTCGGCAGCGCCGTCGGCCTGGGGAACATCTGGCGGTTCCCGTTCCAGACGGCCGAGAACGGTGGTGCGGCGTTCCTGGTGGTCTACATCATCGCGGTGCTGCTCATCGGGATCCCCGCCATCCTCGCGGAGTTCGTCATCGGACGGCGATCGAAGCAGAGCGCGATCGGCGCCTTCGATGCGCTCGGCCGTCCCCGGTGGCGCTGGGTCGGCGCCGTCGGCGTCCTCGCCGGCTTCTGGACGCTGTCGTACTACAGCGTCGTCGGCGGCTGGGTCGTCCGCTACGCCATCGGGAGCGTGACGGGTGCGTACCTCGGCGATCCCGGAACCTACTTCGGCGCCATCTCGGCCGGCCCCGAAGCGGTGGCCTTCCACGCCGTCTTCATGCTCGTGACGATCGGGATCGTCGCCTTCGGCGTGGAGTCCGGC includes:
- a CDS encoding ribonucleoside-diphosphate reductase → MAKLTDTDRGTRGDVDSFAGGYFRNAVYRHWDPDALDLAGDREELLAHEGEFSGDEFDMLRLGVARFGGGEEAVTEDLMPLAMALEGTDEQMFLTTQLYEEAKHTRFFDRYWEEVLTPVAEELDLEVTDPTDERYLNDDYVALFDAVEDAMAALLDDQSPETLARAYSHYHVVAESVLAQTAYYSLQSAFSPTGDNAVTTRPREELPHLEGLVAGIAKIRSDEGRHVGFGMHEVQRLIREEGVDESVPQEVLTELMPHVAGIFTDIEGPVNHAAIVEYAREKLTRRLDIITDADGDIPPVEELVAIEGADDGRAA
- a CDS encoding helix-turn-helix domain-containing protein, coding for MRTATIRIVPPPEGLHPADREVAAHPDLDWGTIDHLTALEDGTAVLLCRLRGDRAALDDILAAADGIVDHRVTVVDRTVYAHVHFEPTETARALLDLRRSHELVVRMPIRWRSDDRLEVSAVGDDRTLQAAVADLPDSLGVELVEIGEYQPATDRPEALLTDRQLEVLDAALDVGYYEEPREGTQADVAEEVGLAPATVGEHLRRIEGKVLRSLRE
- a CDS encoding glycerophosphodiester phosphodiesterase, producing the protein MRLIAHRGFASNRPENTRRAIEEAAAIADAIEIDVRRCGSGELVVIHDDTVDRVTDGEGAVADHTLTELQYLDVLGTGEGVPTLEAVLEAIPDTVGVNVDLKERGTEADALRQLTASHPQVVVASSDRDILAACRDADPDVPRAYITDEEGTDGVEVAIDLDCGYLHPSLSVCTDRVVTEAHRAGMSVNVWTVDTRSEAEELADLGVDGVIADRWGVLPEVSP
- a CDS encoding SDR family oxidoreductase, which encodes MGVSYDFDGRVVLVTGASGALGSAVAAAFDDAGATVCGADVVAPDDEDAEVDPSTIEFYETDATDEGSVGETVEAVVDDHGRLDAVCNIAGTWRGGDPIHETDVEEFEMLLDVNLKSMFLTSKHAIPHLRDSEGAIVSVSARSSLEGGEGDGPYRASKAGVRLLTETIAEENLGTVRANAIMPSVIDTPMNREMMPDADHEEWVDPAEITNVVMFLCSDEAEVTSGAAVPVYGEA